GGCACATCGGTTCGAGGACAACATATTTACAATCCACATATGCCAGAAAAAAAACTCCTCGACATTGTCAGTCTCACCGTCATTGGACCAAATATTCTGGAGGCCGATCGCTTCGCCACTGCCGCTTTTGCCATGGGCAAAGAGGGCATCAATTTCATCGAAAAATTAGTAGGATTTGAAGGTTATGCCATAGATCACACAGGCATGGCCACTATGACCACTAACTTTGAGCATTATACAAAAACCCAATGAAAAACTATCGCACAAATTCCACACCTAATAGAACGGGTAAAAAACTGCTGGTCTCAACCGGGCTTATTCTGGTATCTATTATCTATGCTTTTTTTCAAAGTAACACCTCCCCTTCGAATACTCCCAGCCCTCTAGCCTCAGCAAACGATTCTAGCCCTAGTTTAGCCACAAACCAAACTTCATCTCTACCGCCTCCGAAAAAAACCGTTCTTGCAACTACAGTAAAATCCCCAAAGGTGGTCACTAAAACAAATACGACACCAACAACCCCCGCTCCAAAACCTGCCGGCCAGTACGCAGATGGGACATATACAGGCAGTGCCGCTGATGCTTACTATGGCAACATTCAGGTCCAGGCCGTCATCCAAAATGGGGCGCTTGCTGATGTCATTTTTCTCCAACACCCAAGCGAC
This genomic window from Candidatus Paceibacterota bacterium contains:
- a CDS encoding FMN-binding protein; amino-acid sequence: MKNYRTNSTPNRTGKKLLVSTGLILVSIIYAFFQSNTSPSNTPSPLASANDSSPSLATNQTSSLPPPKKTVLATTVKSPKVVTKTNTTPTTPAPKPAGQYADGTYTGSAADAYYGNIQVQAVIQNGALADVIFLQHPSDRGTSIRINNYAMPILKQEAISAQNANVDTVSGASDSSQAFRQSLASALAQA